In the Populus trichocarpa isolate Nisqually-1 chromosome 1, P.trichocarpa_v4.1, whole genome shotgun sequence genome, one interval contains:
- the LOC7455790 gene encoding transcription elongation factor SPT6 homolog isoform X5: MKKAKRKLPFTLVDEDDEEEEVAVKEKRAQNVSVDDDEDGLDKFETDGFIVDYNEEEVEGDCDGKDEQMKKKMRKKKSSKNLVLDDDDLELLRENQKPGLFQTKRVGNKKFKRLKKAKGCALGKDSGLSDDDVSLYDDSAEEKEAMYDDDINDMTDFIVDDDERYEKRAPMRLWELKEKKSRPVTMASSSSLEEAGYVFGDADELLKRQVLVKIVKPDDYDNFELDHFMAERDDHVKKTDLPERMQMSEEITCTALVGETRRQEESSWILNQLITDMYPLLCKKKAQEGNGVGLLKKINKEDIVRFLEMHDLEKYDIPFIAMYRKEKCLSMLEDLGEDGIQNECSNDTEGKPRLKWHKILWAINELDRKWLLLQKRKIMLEESYKKRYEEECNNIDDMARLSLINLHFDTIMKSLMLAETEKDIDDVSMKFSLHFPPTEEVMEGKFKRRERRSAYSDYIKAGLWELAVKFVYSSKQFCQHLRQAKMGMDFWEDLNESPEVIASKFTCASLETPEAVLKGARHIAALEISCEPSVRKHARGFFTDEALVSTRPTPKGAKEIDFCHQFSSVKWLRDKPLGKFQDAQWLRIQKAEEEKLLEVTIRLPEDSLNKLISYSHKIYLVGGDDGYTQLWDEQRKLILQDVFSNCLLPSLEKETRVLLTTRAKCLVLMEYGEQLWNRASVAPYPHKRNVAGLEEGTGPRVMACCWGPGKPPTTFVMLDSCGQLLDVLQSGSISLRSQNVTGLQRKKYDQLRVHKFIISHQPDVIVLGAANASCPRLKDDIKEIVLKIEESSIDADQVLNGIGVIYGDETLPQLYEKSEVSLRHLPGQEGIVKRAVALGRYLQNPLAMIATLCGVQKEIVSWKLTSLDHFLTPEEKYGMIEMLMVDITNQVGVDINAAVSQDWLSAPLQFVSGLGSQKAAFLQRELAAGKIVNNRKELAICGLTEKKIFFNAVGFLRVCCGEILSFGCEYDMLDGTRIHPESYGLAEKLVKDVYDDVAEAHPLKHVRNNPQLLKDFDINAYADNFEIEQGENKKLTLYDIKTELLHGFLDPRRPYEEPTQDEEFCLISGKDEDAFAEGRIVQAIVCRVLSQRAFCALDSGLIGMITKDDYSDEAADYSLTKRLREGDILTCKIKQIDKSRHQVLLTCKESELKSSRDQNLHELEPYYCEGQSSLVSHQEIACKEDLKNKHFISRMIIHPHYENMTQNQAVEFLADKDVGERVFRPSSRGLHYLILTVKVFNGLYVHKDIIEDGKNLKDFSSMLDLGKTLKIGDDIYKDLDEVISQYVDPLVTHLKAILSFRKFKKGSKAEVDELLKSEKSDYPMRIPYCFGVSYEHPGTFILFYIRTNLHHEYIGLHPKGFKFRKQTFRKVEQLVAYFQKHIDDLKHQPAQMTRPITGSSARASTECGNEGGWKGQLNSSKDELSTLVSAGFNPRHKVQIVTWYLLCVDVDVVQF, translated from the exons ATGAAGAAGGCAAAGAGAAAATTGCCCTTCACTttagtcgatgaagatgatgaag AGGAAGAAGTGGCAGTTAAGGAGAAAAGGGCCCAAAATGTTAGTGTAGACGATGATG AAGATGGTTTGGATAAGTTTGAGACTGATGGGTTTATAGTGGATTATAACGAGGAAGAAGTGGAAGGTGACTGTGATGGGAAAGATGagcaaatgaagaagaaaatgaggaaGAA GAAATCTTCAAAGAATCTTGtccttgatgatgatgatcttgAGTTGCTCCGAGAAAATCAAAAGCCAGGCCTGTTCCAAACAAAGAGAGTT ggaaataaaaaatttaaacggCTCAAAAAGGCCAAGGGCTGTGCTCTGGGAAAAGACTCTGGATTGTCTGATGATGATG TATCATTATACGATGATAGTGCTGAAGAAAAGGAAGCTATGTATGATGATGACATAAATGACATGACAGATTTTATTGTAGACGATGATGAAAGATACGAGAAAAGAGCCCCCATGAG gTTGTGGGAGCTGAAAGAAAAGAAGTCAAGGCCAGTAAcaatggcttcttcttcttccctagAGGAAGCTGGCTACGTATTTGGTGATGCCGATGAACTCCTTAAGCGTCAAGTTCTGGTTAAGATTGTCAAGCCAGATGATTATGACAACTTTGAGCTGGATCATTTTATGGCTGAGAGGGATGATCATGTGAAGAAGACTGATTTACCCGAGAGGATGCAG atgTCAGAGGAAATCACTTGCACTGCTTTAGTTGGCGAAACAAGAAGACAAGAGGAGAGTTCTTGGATACTTAATCAGCTTATCACAGACATGTATCCATTGTTGTGTAAGAAAAAAGCTCAGGAAGGAAATGGAGTAGGTCTGCTTAAGAAGATTAACAAGGAAGATATAGTGAGGTTCTTGGAAATGCATGATTTGGAAAAGTATGAT ATTCCATTTATTGCTATGTATCGAAAAGAGAAATGCCTTAGTATGTTGGAAGATCTGGGGGAAGATGGTATACAAAACGAATGTAGCAATGACACAGAGGGAAAACCTAGACTGAAGTGGCATAAG ATTCTCTGGGCCATCAATGAACTGGACAGAAAGTGGTTGCTTCTCCAGAAAAGAAAGATCATGCTTGAAGAATCCTATAAGAAGCGTTATGAAGAGGAATGCAATAATATTGATGACATGGCAAGACTTTCTTTGATCAATCTGCACTTTGACACAATCATGAAGTCTCTGATGCTGGCTGAAACAGAGAAGGATATTGATGATGTCAGTATGAAGTTTAGCTTGCATTTTCCTCCAACTGAAGAGGTCATGGAAGGAAAATTTAAGAGACGAGAGAGGAGGTCGGCATACAGTGACTACATTAAGGCTGGTTTGTGGGAGCTTGCAGTAAAGTTTGTCTACAGCTCCAAGCAATTCTGCCAGCATCTCCGTCAAGCGAAAATG GGAATGGATTTTTGGGAGGATCTTAATGAATCTCCCGAGGTGATAGCTTCGAAGTTTACATGTGCAAGTTTAGAAACTCCAGAAGCAGTGCTTAAAGGAGCCAGGCACATC GCTGCTCTGGAGATTAGCTGTGAGCCTTCTGTCAGGAAACATGCCCGGGGATTTTTTACTGACGAAGCTCTAGTCTCAACCAGACCAACTCCCAAAGGAGCCAAGGAGATTGATTTCTGCCATCAGTTTTCATCTGTTAAGTGGCTACGTGATAAGCCCCTTGGTAAATTTCAGGATGCACAGTGGCTTCGTATTCAGAAAGCTGAAGAAGAGAAGCTCCTTGAAGTAACCATAAGATTGCCTGAAGATTCTCTGAATAAGTTGATTAGTTACTCTCACAAAATATATCTTGTGGGAGGTGATGATGGGTATACCCAACTCTGGGATGAACAACGAAAGTTAATACTTCAGGATGTGTTTTCAAATTGTCTCCTTCCTTCATTGGAGAAGGAAACTCGTGTCTTGTTGACCACAAGAGCAAAATGTTTGGTGCTTATGGAATATGGAGAGCAGTTATGGAACAGGGCATCTGTTGCCCCATATCCACACAAGCGGAATGTTGCTGGCCTGGAGGAAGGTACTGGACCAAGGGTCATGGCTTGCTGCTGGGGTCCTGGAAAGCCACCAACTACGTTTGTAATGTTAGATTCATGTGGGCAATTGCTTGATGTGTTGCAATCTGGATCCATTAGTCTGCGGTCTCAGAATGTTACTGGCCTACAACGGAAGAAATATGATCAACTACGTGTCCATAAGTTTATTATAAGTCATCAGCCCGATGTTATTGTCCTCGGTGCAGCAAATGCGTCCTGTCCACGGTTGAAGGATGATATCAAAGAG ATTGTTTTGAAGATAGAGGAAAGTTCTATAGATGCTGACCAAGTGCTAAATGGGATTGGTGTTATTTATGGAGATGAAACCTTGCCCCAGCTTTATGAAAAATCAGAAGTTTCATTGCGCCATTTGCCTGGACAAGAAG GCATTGTCAAACGAGCTGTGGCTCTGGGGCGGTACCTGCAAAATCCATTGGCTATGATTGCTACACTGTGTGGTGTCCAGAAAGAGATTGTTTCTTGGAAGCTTACCTCCTTAGACCACTTTCTAACACCTGAAGAGAAGTATGGGATGATTGAAATGCTGATGGTGGATATTACCAATCAGGTTGGTGTGGACATAAATGCTGCTGTAAGCCAAGATTGGCTCTCTGCTCCTCTTCAGTTTGTATCTGGGCTTGGGTCTCAGAAGGCAGCCTTTCTACAGAGGGAGTTGGCTGCTGGTAAAATAGTTAATAATCGAAAAGAGTTGGCAATTTGTGGATtgacagaaaagaaaattttctttaatgCAGTTGGCTTTTTGCGTGTCTGTTGTGGGGAAATTCTCTCTTTTGGATGTGAATATGATATGTTGGATGGAACAAGAATTCATCCTGAATCATATGGTCTTGCAGAGAAATTGGTTAAGGATGTCTATGATGATGTTGCTGAGGCACATCCCTTAAAACATGTTAGGAACAATCCACAGCTGCTGaaagattttgatattaatgctTACGCTGATAATTTTGAAATAGAGCAAGGAGAAAATAAGAAACTGACTCTTTATGACATTAAAACTGAACTTTTGCATGGATTTCTTGACCCTCGTCGTCCATACGAAGAACCTACTCAGGATGAGGAATTCTGTTTGATATCAGGCAAAGATGAGGATGCATTTGCTGAAGGAAGAATTGTACAGGCTATTGTTTGCAGAGTTCTGTCACAACGAGCATTTTGTGCACTTGACTCTGGCTTGATTGGCATGATCACGAAGGATGATTATTCAGATGAGGCTGCTGATTATTCCTTGACAAAGAGGCTACGAGAAGGTGATATTCTTACCTGtaagataaaacaaattgacAAGAGCAGACACCAGGTGCTTTTAACTTGTAAAGAAAGTGAACTGAAGAGTTCAAGAGACCAGAACTTGCATGAGCTTGAACCTTATTATTGTGAAGGTCAGAGCAGTTTAGTAAGTCATCAGGAGATAGCCTGCAAGGAAGACCtcaaaaataaacatttcattTCAAGGATGATTATTCATCCTCATTATGAAAATATGACGCAGAATCAGGCAGTGGAG TTCCTGGCAGACAAGGATGTTGGTGAGCGTGTTTTTCGTCCAAGTTCAAGGGGACTGCATTATTTGATTCTAACCGTGAAAGTCTTTAATGGACTTTATGTTCACAAAGACATAATCGAAGATGGGAAGAACCTCAAAGACTTCTCAAGCATGCTTGATCTTGGGAAAACATTAAAGATTGGAGATGACATTTATAAGGATTTAGATGAG GTTATTAGTCAATATGTTGACCCATTGGTGACCCACCTGAAAGCAATTCTAAGTTTCCGAAAATTTAAGAAGGGCTCAAAAGCAGAGGTTGATGAGCTCTTAAAATCTGAGAAATCAGATTATCCAATGAGGATACCTTACTGCTTTGGCGTTTCGTATGAGCATCCTGGAACTTTCATCTTGTTTTACATAAGAACAAATCTACATCATGAGTATATAGGTCTGCATCCTAAGGGATTCAAATTTAGGAAGCAGACATTCAGGAAGGTTGAGCAGCTCGTTGCATATTTCCAGAAACATATTGATGATCTAAAGCATCAGCCAGCACAGATGACAAGACCCATTACTGGTTCTTCTGCTAGAGCATCCACAGAGTGCGGTAATGAAGGTGGTTGGAAAGGCCAGCTAAACTCAAGCAAAGATGAACTGTCAACACTTGTCTCTGCAG GATTTAATCCTCGGCATAAAGTACAAATAGTAACCTGGTATCTCCTTTGTGTAGATGTAGATGTGGTACAATTCTAA